In the genome of Mytilus edulis chromosome 3, xbMytEdul2.2, whole genome shotgun sequence, one region contains:
- the LOC139516634 gene encoding vitelline membrane outer layer protein 1-like, with translation MDILKCLAICSLLYGSNCLLLDANRRKVDKTLTVSNGDAFGDWTTIEICPPESYAIGYDMKIEPDQHSGDDTALNSIKLICGSKDGHYGSTVTSGEGSWGSWVGSTMCSYSTNQTYLTSFALQVELLQPGDRDDVAATYVKFWCSDLDIKDEHEIAHPPGHGLLGVYGNQSEKCNPGTAICGLQTNIEAPIFFGDDTALNNVRFFCCP, from the exons ATGGATATTTTAAAGTGTTTGGCTATTTGCAGCCTTCTATATGGATCCAACTGTCTTCTTTTGGATGCAAATCGAAGGAAAGTTGATAAAACATTAACAGTAAGCAATGGAGACGCATTTGGTGATTGGACAACTATTGAAATATGCCCTCCAGAATCTTACGCAATTGGATACGATATGAAG attGAACCAGATCAACATAGTGGAGATGATACGGCCCTTAACAGTATCAAACTAATATGTGGGTCAAAAGACGGCCATTACGGTAGTACGGTTACTTCAGGTGAGGGAAGTTGGGGAAGCTGGGTAGGATCCACGATGTGTAGTTATAGTACAAATCAAACATATCTGACATCGTTTGCTTTGCAAGTAGAATTATTACAG cCAGGTGACAGAGACGATGTTGCAGCAACCTATGTAAAATTCTGGTGCAGCGATTTAGATATAAAAGATGAACACGAAATAGCTCATCCACCTGGACACGGCTTATTGGGTGTTTATGGAAATCAGAGCGAAAAATGCAATCCAGGTACGGCAATATGTGGACTTCAAACCAATATTGAAGCGCCGATATTTTTTGGAGATGACACCGCGCTCAATAATGTCAGATTCTTCTGCTGTCCATAA